In Cryptomeria japonica chromosome 10, Sugi_1.0, whole genome shotgun sequence, a genomic segment contains:
- the LOC131036043 gene encoding RNA polymerase II C-terminal domain phosphatase-like 1: protein MSNEKIGSILYLGDTCMGEVCFYPHDDEASLMDMIGEDIHISHFSCPSKRCSPLVVLHSIASTGFCFKMKPNGQQSQNDSLNLINLYNACLQEAKTAIVELGDNELHLVAMPSGNNQEQVPCFWGFNVVGGLYAACLGMLNLRCLAVVFDLDETLIVANTMRSFQDRIGALKWRISGEVDPKLVDGMLTEIRRYQDDQKVLRQFVENDHIYYSGKLIKAQSEIVPAPSEDHRPLVRPILRLCEQRIILTRIDPTNRDTSILVRMRPSWEELRNYLTADGRKRFEVFVCTMSEKEYALEMWRLLDPEASLISPKDLHNRVVCVKPGFRKLLQKVFHHGICHPKLAMVIDDRLNVWENTDQSRVHVVPAFAPYSVPMVDSSNPDPVLLIVRDVICKVRIDFFGDFDKSLLKRMAHVLYETDVKKLPAVPDVSKYLLTENKENANNNVYLPVQYGMRNCEVEAKLNSQDLNLLPYSGPSCVLTENQDVISFMQASQQAQAISTPPSSTHPQQCD, encoded by the coding sequence ATGAGTAATGAAAAGATCGGTTCTATCCTTTACCTTGGAGATACTTGCATGGGGGAAGTGTGCTTTTATCCTCACGATGATGAGGCCTCTTTGATGGACATGATTGGTGAGGACATTCATATCTCTCATTTTTCCTGCCCAAGCAAAAGGTGTTCCCCACTGGTCGTGTTACATTCCATTGCTTCAACTGGGTTCTGTTTCAAAATGAAGCCAAATGGGCAACAGTCCCAAAACGATAGCTTAAATTTAATCAATCTCTATAATGCATGTCTACAAGAAGCAAAGACTGCCATTGTAGAGCTTGGAGACAATGAACTGCATTTGGTAGCCATGCCTTCTGGGAATAACCAGGAACAGGTGCCATGTTTTTGGGGATTTAATGTAGTTGGAGGACTTTATGCTGCATGCCTTGGAATGTTGAACCTTAGATGCTTAGCAGTTGTTTTTGATTTAGATGAAACACTTATTGTTGCCAATACAATGCGCTCTTTTCAAGATCGCATTGGGGCTCTTAAGTGGAGGATTTCGGGAGAGGTTGATCCCAAGCTTGTGGATGGAATGTTAACAGAGATAAGGAGATATCAAGATGACCAgaaagttttgaggcagtttgttGAGAATGATCATATTTATTACAGTGGGAAGTTGATCAAGGCTCAGTCTGAGATTGTGCCAGCTCCATCTGAAGACCATCGTCCTCTTGTACGGCCAATTCTAAGATTGTGTGAACAGAGAATTATATTAACACGCATTGATCCCACTAATCGAGATACTAGTATCCTTGTTAGGATGCGGCCATCTTGGGAAGAACTAAGAAATTATCTAACTGCTGATGGGCGTAAGCGGTTTGAGGTTTTTGTTTGCACAATGTCAGAAAAAGAATATGCTTTGGAGATGTGGAGACTTCTTGATCCCGAGGCAAGCTTAATTAGTCCTAAGGATCTCCACAATCGTGTTGTTTGTGTCAAGCCAGGTTTCAGAAAGCTTTTACAGAAAGTATTTCATCATGGAATTTGTCATCCCAAGTTGGCGATGGTAATTGATGATCGATTGAATGTCTGGGAAAATACAGATCAATCTCGAGTGCATGTTGTTCCAGCTTTCGCACCGTACAGTGTTCCGATGGTAGATTCGAGTAATCCTGACCCAGTATTGCTTATTGTAAGAGATGTAATTTGCAAAGTCAGAATTGATTTTTTCGGCGATTTTGATAAGAGCCTATTAAAAAGGATGGCTCATGTATTGTATGAGACAGATGTGAAAAAGCTGCCAGCAGTTCCTGATGTGAGCAAGTACTTGttaacagaaaacaaagaaaatgcaAATAACAATGTCTATTTACCCGTACAGTATGGCATGAGAAACTGTGAGGTTGAAGCTAAATTAAACTCGCAAGATCTAAATCTACTTCCATATAGTGGCCCTTCCTGTGTTCTCACAGAAAATCAAGATGTAATTTCCTTTATGCAAGCTTCGCAGCAGGCACAAGCGATTTCTACCCCTCCATCCAGCACTCATCCTCAACAGTGCGATTAG